The genomic interval AGCGCTCATCTTTGACTTCGACGGCACCCTCGCCGCCGCCGGCTACGATTTCGACGCCATGCGCGCCGGCGTGCGCGCGCTGGCCGCCGACCACGGCGTGACCGCCGCCGACCTCGACGGCCTCTACGTTCTGGAAGCGGTGGCGCGAGCGGCCGACCTCATCGGCCGCGAGACCCTTGCCGGCCGCGCTTTCCGTGAGTCCGCCGAGCGCCTCATTCTCGACCTGGAGCTGCGCGGCGCGCGACACGCCTCCCTGCTGCCCGGCGTCGAGCCGGCGCTGGCGGCCCTGCGCCGCGCCGGATTGCGAATCGCGGTCGTCACCCGCAACTCCCACGCCGCGGTTGACACCATCGCCGGCGTCGCGGGCCTGGCGTGCGACGCTTTCCTCACTCGCGAGGAGACGCCCAGGGTCAAGCCCCACCCCGAGCACCTCTTACGGGCGCTTGACGCCGTCGGCGCCGACCCGCAGCACGCCGCCATGGTCGGCGACCATCCGATGGATGTGACGGCGGGCAAGGCGGCGGGCGTGACTACCATCGGCGTGCTCACCGGCGCCGGCACCCGCGAGTCCCTGGCCGCCGCCGGCGCCGACCTCATCGTCGGGTCGGTGGTGGAGCTGGCCCCCATGCTCACGGGCGCCGCGGACGACTGAGACCATCTGCCGGTGGAGCCGGGCGTACACCGCGCAGGAGGCGTGGCGCCTGCTGGCGGAGAACTTGCCGGTGGTGACGGGGTCGGCGGCGTCCGCCGGGCGGGCGCGGGAGCGGCAACTGGTGGATATCCTCAACCGATACGCCGACAAATCGCCGCGGCGGGTGCTCGGCATCACCGCGTCGCTGGCGGGGATTGACGCCGCGCTGCTGGACATTATCGGCGCGGGCGCTTCCACGCAGATCAGTCTCTTGCGCTTCCGCCGCGCGGGCTACGCGGCCAAGATGCGCGAGGCGCTGGCGCACGCGACGTCGGCGGAATGCCCCGGCCTCGACCTGTGCCGGCTCAACTTCGCCCTCGGGCACCTGCTCGCCGACGCCGCGCGCGAGGTCACCCGCGGCAGCGGCGGGACGCTCGGCGACGTTGACCTCATCGGCTGCAGTGGGCTTACGCTCTACCACCTGAGTCGGCCCGACGTTGACTCCGAGCTCGAGCCCCCCGGCGCCATCTTGCAGATCGGCGAGCTGGCGGTGGTGGCGGAGCAGACCGGCGTCACCACCGTCGGCGATTTCGGCGCCACCGACATCGCTGCCGGCGGCTGCGGCAGCCCGCTGATGCCGTTCGCGGACTTCGTCCTCTTCCACCACCCCGCCAAGACGCGCGCGGTGCAGACCATCGACCGCATGGCGAGCGTGACCCTGGTGCCGGCGGGCGATGATCCCGAGCGCGTGGTCGCCTTCGACACCGGCCCCGGGCACGCGGTGGTGGACGCGATCACCAAGATCATCAGCGAGGGCAAGCTTCTGTGCGACCGCGACGGGCGCCTGGCGAGCCTGGGGCAGGTAAACCCGGAGCTGCTGGCGCACATGATGTCCCACGCCTTCTTGCAGCGCCGCCCCCCCAAGCGCGCCAGCGGCCTCGACTTCGGCTCCGACTTCATCACCGGCATCCTCGACGCCGCCCAGCGCCACGACCTCACCGTCGAGGACCTGCTCGCCACCGTCACCGCCTTCACCGCCGAATCCATCGCCCGCAGCTACCGCGACTTCCTCGCCCCCGAGCATGACATTGACGAGCTCATCCTCGGCGGCAGCGGCAGCTACAACGCCGCCCTGCGCCGCATGCTCAAGTCGCGCCTGCCGGGGCTGCCCATCTATCTGCACGAGGACTTCGGCATCTACGGCGAGGCCAAGGACGCCGTCGGCTACGCCATCCTCGCCAACCAGACCATGCTCGGCCGCGCCTCCAATCTCCCCCGCGCCACCGGCGCCGCCCACTCCCGCCCCCTGGGCAAGATCATCCCCGCCGCGGCCGCCGTGGAACCGCGCTAGGAAATGCGGACCGTGCAGGCTTTGGCTCGCCCGAGCCAGGCCAAGATTCCCGCCTGAGGCGGATAAGCCCTTCCAAGGCGGGCAGGCCCTCCGAAGGCGAGCAAGCCCTCGGCCGTGCCTGGGAATGATATTCCGGCGAGGGGACGGAATGAAGGCGCGCCGTCACCGCGCACCGCGCGCCTCCAACGCGCCCTCCGCCGCCAACTGCGCCAGCACCCCCGCCACATCGGGATCGAACTGGGCGCCGGCGTTGGTCATCAGCTCGCGCACCGCCTCGGCCGCGCCGCGGGCGGGGCGGTAGGGGCGGCGCGAAATGAGGGCGTGATACGCGTCCGCCACCGCCATGATGCGCGCCGGCAGAGGAATGTCCGCGCCCGCCAGGCTATCGGGGTAACCGCCGCCATCCCAGCGTTCGTGGTGATTACGGATGATGCCCAGCGCTTCCGCCCGCGGGCGCAGCGGGGAGATGATGGCCGCGCCCATCGCCGGGTGCTGCAGGCATGCCGCCAGGTCGTCCGCCGCCAGCGGCTCCGCCTGGTGCAGGACGCGGTCGGGGATGCCGATCTTGCCGATATCGTGCAGCGGCCCGAACCGCTTGATGAGCTCTACCAGCTCCTGCTCCAGCCCCATGCGCCGGGCGATGGTGACCGCGATCGCGGTCGCCTGCTCGCCGTGCAACGCGGTGTAGTTGTCG from Armatimonadota bacterium carries:
- a CDS encoding HAD family hydrolase; the protein is MKPLLCSLKALIFDFDGTLAAAGYDFDAMRAGVRALAADHGVTAADLDGLYVLEAVARAADLIGRETLAGRAFRESAERLILDLELRGARHASLLPGVEPALAALRRAGLRIAVVTRNSHAAVDTIAGVAGLACDAFLTREETPRVKPHPEHLLRALDAVGADPQHAAMVGDHPMDVTAGKAAGVTTIGVLTGAGTRESLAAAGADLIVGSVVELAPMLTGAADD
- a CDS encoding anhydro-N-acetylmuramic acid kinase; translated protein: MVTGSAASAGRARERQLVDILNRYADKSPRRVLGITASLAGIDAALLDIIGAGASTQISLLRFRRAGYAAKMREALAHATSAECPGLDLCRLNFALGHLLADAAREVTRGSGGTLGDVDLIGCSGLTLYHLSRPDVDSELEPPGAILQIGELAVVAEQTGVTTVGDFGATDIAAGGCGSPLMPFADFVLFHHPAKTRAVQTIDRMASVTLVPAGDDPERVVAFDTGPGHAVVDAITKIISEGKLLCDRDGRLASLGQVNPELLAHMMSHAFLQRRPPKRASGLDFGSDFITGILDAAQRHDLTVEDLLATVTAFTAESIARSYRDFLAPEHDIDELILGGSGSYNAALRRMLKSRLPGLPIYLHEDFGIYGEAKDAVGYAILANQTMLGRASNLPRATGAAHSRPLGKIIPAAAAVEPR
- a CDS encoding HD-GYP domain-containing protein; the protein is MLRTYIAETDNRRKEIMWLALGLLAALAVALLLVVYVGYAFPGRSYDDVVTTFGLMALVGCAIAYFVGKEREQRQLNQSLVASLQDAVRELHARMACMDELTSANGEMSAALQGLRQELDDSYLRALRALMSTLDARDNYTALHGEQATAIAVTIARRMGLEQELVELIKRFGPLHDIGKIGIPDRVLHQAEPLAADDLAACLQHPAMGAAIISPLRPRAEALGIIRNHHERWDGGGYPDSLAGADIPLPARIMAVADAYHALISRRPYRPARGAAEAVRELMTNAGAQFDPDVAGVLAQLAAEGALEARGAR